The genomic stretch CACTTTAGGCTCCATACCTGCAAGTGTACTGTGAATTCTTCTTTATTTGAATGCAGTTAACTTAATGGAGACAGGTTATGCTTGGGAATGtgttgccattttttttttctttttccaattTGCTGCAGCTCTCAGCTTTAAAGTAACTCATTGTGGCCTTGACCTTTCACCTCAATCTGTGACCTGCAATACTGCCCCCTAacaggcagggaatacacatatgagcacatttacagacacagacataACACATATCATTGCTGCCATACACAAAAAGACAGAGCCGGCATGTAGTACTGCAGCAGCAAAGGAACGGCTCTGTAGAACCCTGTCCTTATGTTTTGTCTTGGTCATAATAGCATGTTGCAGGCTTGCGATGGTGTGGAAGAAGAGCGTGATTGACAGCGCATTTCTCAGCTGCCCTTGAGGAGGAGCGTAGAAAGCAGAGCCAAAAGAGAAGCCCAATGGCAGGGCACCTTAATCCTGCAGTAAAGTTTCCCTCCAGTTGAAGCTGTGATTAGGCCCGTGTGTGAGGGGCAGGATGGGCGGGTCCACTAGCTGCCACAACCCCGTCTCACCCATCTCTTCACAGGCACAGAAACCCAAATATGGGATCTGTTGAGTGAGAGCAAAAGGTAATTAAACACCCAGTCAAAACCAGTAAGAACATTTATAATATACTGACACTCTATTTCATGATAAAATTTATACTGTGATGATTTCATTACAGTCTTCCATTATTTTAGATATTGTCTTGTCATATAGCAATACAGATTAATGGCAATAACAAATGGGGACAGAGTATACACACTGATACTCAGGTTACCACCTGAGAACATACTGTGATTTAAGCGTTTACGGATATGATTTTGGCTACAACTTTAATCTAGTGTGAACTTACAACTTATTTTTACACTCTCAGACAAAGAATTATGGAGCAAATCTCTTTGTATCACTGGCGAAACCCTGAACTCTTTCCGTAAGTACTGCTGTTGAAAGACACAGACACTCAGTGTTCTTGACTGTGCCCCCTGACATGTAATGCTAATGTGATCTGGGCTATGAGATGTCAGTCTTATAATCTGCTAATCAAATCTCTTAAATTAATATAATCTTCTCTGGCATAACTTCAGCCCCCACAGAgcttaaaatgattaataagaAGTTGAAAGTGTGTAAATGCATACCTTTCGTACTACTTGCACAAAGTCTTTGGAGTTCTGTGGGCCGAGACCCTGCAATTGGCGAGTGCAGGCCTCcaaagaggaagcatgtgccaCAAACAACACTGTGTTTCCTGTTCACATAACAAAACCATACAGTTAACAGACAACAAGAGCAGGTAACCAGACTTACTTTAGCATCCATATGGCTGAAGTGTAGTTATGTCCTCTGCCTTCAATTCAAATGTGAAACcaaatttacagaaaataaccCAACCTTTcagtttaaatgggtaaaaaataaataaataaataagcggCAGAGTCATGTCTTGCACCCGAATGAATGGAAGAAaacttatttaaatgtgtttgctTAGAGACTCCAAACTTGACTACAGTACCAGGTTACTCACCCAGGCTTTTGCACTCAGCGAGGATTTCCCGTGTCACTTGGAAGCTGCGGCTAATGTAGGTGTCATAGGACTCCGACATGGTTAACTTGTTGACGGGAATATGAGGTCTGGACAAAAGAGGCAtggtcataaaaaaaaaagtgggtatgtaaatatattttacacccAAACCAAAAAAGGTCTGCTTTCTTCACACttatacacacccacaccctgCCACAGCTGACTGCACTACTTGTCATGCGACTGTAAATGTGATGAGGGCAGCATGAATGCAGTTAGGCTGCAATGACAGAGGACGAATCACAAATTTTCCACAAATAGAGATATTCTCATGAATAGAGATATCCTAATTTAATTCTAAAAATTAGAAAACAATACCATGAagccagaggcgattgctctaagactgcaagggaagctcagctttctctaaaatgtcaaaaaataagtgatcaaatatatactgttgtgtgtcattgaataaatatgcactacaacgcgctcaacttttgttcagaatcagcttcttatcactggtaaagatgcagctttcctctcaatcattcccggagcttcagtgctttaaacggtgtggacgctgagcgtccacggagttcaatagcgaagcagcaaagtgccacgaaacgagacgagccattggataaatgctgggctttgtcccgcccatcggacgctctgcgtctctgggggtctatggggcagtgggctggcctcggctggcccggacgctcagcttctgcatgatgactggatgatctgtctgaggctgaatccctttttgattgacagtgaaatgagcgaatcagcgatactttggtgtagagatccgtggcatcacaggcggacacacttcacatgggccaaggccgtttaagcagcctagctctgctggccattgagaggacactagtcaagccCCTgaaaaagacgccttgttggtacgacagggtcacagatcattttcttgaaaaggaacggagggtagaatttatgtataaataaatcgacacatgatgtaggccgaaattgagcctCCCCTcgttgaaagaccagcatccgccactgcatGAAGCATAATTTAAGTCCAAGCCAAAAGCTTCAAATTGCATGTTAAAACAAAACCCATATGGTAATAGCCaaataagaagaaaaaagaaggatgaaaaagaagaaaaaacaatgacaacaacTACAACAAATATAACAGTTATGATTTGGTCATAAGCATGAGCTGTCTCTCTTAAACACGACataaaatattagaaaaaaaagcagaaaaactgAATATTGTGAAAGGGCTTAGCTTAAACATAGAAGCCCTGTACTGactaattaatatttttcaacGTAAACAAGTACCTGTAGGTTGTGTCCACACTAAAGTTAGCAGCAGCCAGCTCAGTGGGTGGAATCCAGGCAGGTAAGGATGTGCCTGACACCCACTTGGTCCACTCAAAAAGACCAGGTTCAACTCGAATCTTAGTCTTCCCATCCTGCTGAAGACCTggaatagagacagagagaaaaatatttttccctgcttttttattttcaaattttctaTAAAAAATTTGTATAaagatctttaaaaaaaaaaaaaaaaaaaaaaactgtacttATTGATGAAATAGTAGTCAGGCACCAGTAATACTTTGTGaaattatatttatgtaattatgtaatataattattatattattaatacagTGAACCATTATCTTCATAGGGATAAAACTAGGAACTGTTGAGAAGGCTATTCCTAAAAGTGACTTGCCTAACAAAATTCCTCCAAGGTCACAACAATGACTCATGGAGGAAGTCACAAAATATCCCAGACAAACGTCTAGGGAACTGCAGGCTTTGTTTGCCCCAGACAACCTAAATGATCAGGAACTTAAAGACTTCTCatatttatcaaaaaaaacatGACGACCCACACAAAGGTATTTGGAATATTCTGTGAAAAGAGAACTTTAAAATagaacctttttaaaaataaggtCCTGTttcatctagtgtaaagctaaTTCAGTAGGAATAGTCAAACAGTAAAACATAATGGTGGTATTGTGTTGTGCTACTTCAGTGCCTTGCCAGCTTGCCATAATGCAACCATGAATTCTGCTCTTTACCAGAAATACTTGCAGGATAAAATCTGTTCATTAGGGATCTGTTACGTGTGAATTAgtaaaacagcaaaacaacaatTTAAAGCACATGAATAATTTTCTAAATGCGGcaagaatataaacatttatttttcattttaagacTTGATTGTCATCTCATCATATTTCAAAAATATGCTTTAAATGTTGCTGAATTAAAGCAATAATAAAGAGTGGACCAAAGGCCTCAACGGTGTTTTGAAGAAATGATCACATATTAAACGAATCATTTGGCTGCAGCTGTGAAATGTGGTACACAACCAATTATATCTGAGTTTATAGGTGAATTAACTTTTCACGCGCATAATGGGTTGCAACATGTTTtacttcaattaaaaaaaataaataaaaattacaagTTTTTAATGTTTCCTCATGTTCTCATTATATGTAGGATGATCCAAAACAATATAGTGTAATACAAatgcaaattatttatttataccttTAGTGCTGTTGCCCGTTTCAAAATTCATACTGTatacaatatattaaataagGATACTATAATCTTCATTAACCTTTACCTACATTTGAACAATACCATACCATAGTAACCCCGAATTTGAAAGTGACAGTGAGAATGAAAATACAAGATGGCAGAGAATCACTGAGGGGGTGAAAAAAAGATAGTAGAGATATTTCAGAATctaagaaaacaaaagaaaaaaaaatgcttagtCGTAGTAAGAGGAAGTCAGAGCATTAAATGGAGTTTGGAGAGCAAGAGATGTGAGAGAATTGACTGTACCTCTGAGAATATTATGGGCTGTCTGCACACACCGTAGGGAGGGAGAGCAGTATACAAAGTCAATCATCGTATGACTGTCAAACAGGGCCTCACCTAGAACAGGAACAAATGAACACAATTTTTTCTTtgtgattaaataaaaaagagcaTGATATGAATTAGATTGAATGtcattaaatgttattaaagaATCCATTAAAATATGCACTGTatacaaattatattttgtgAGTTAACAGAAGTAATATGCAAGTGCAAGCGTTTAAAGTACTTTTGGACTGCCGctacatgtttttattgtttactgaCCAACTAGGCGGGCCTGTGTAGCTCCAAACACAGTGATGGGACAGTCCTTATCATACTCTTTGTATCCACCACTCCTCGTTGGAAGACTACATGGCATGTTGAGGTTGGATCGTATGTAACGACCTGCaacccacaaacaaacaaataaaataaaaacaataatactttaaaaaacatggaataaaaccATACAGTAAACAAAGGCTTTAAGCACTACTGGAGCTGGATTCGTCTCACCACAAAAGGCTGTATAATGTGATGCACAGAAAAGGGAGACTCATATTCAAGGACAAACTATCTTTAAATACCACCAAATTAACCTAGGTACAAAGGTAATAACTAGGATGTTGGCCTCAGTGTTTTGCTAAAGGTGAAAAAGTCAAGAAtcctattttaaaaatatccaactGCGTTGTTTCATTAGCTTAAGTTCTGGAACAAGGTTTGATTACTAAACTGGCAGTACCCTTcaatatacaaatacatttcaaagGAAAATAACATAATACAATTGGAGTAGGACAAAATTATGGGATCCAAGGGTCATTTGCTTGATTTACTGGAACATCCCCTAGATGGGGCATCATTCCGCCACAGTGCATCACACAATGACACACtgggaaacccgcacagacactgGGAATAAACACCAAGCTCCTCGCAGACGGAGTAACCCTGTGACAGGGCTCAACcccacaaccctaggacccCAGGACCCTCAAGCTGTGGAACAGCAACACGACTTGTGCTACTGTGCTGCCCTTTATTTAGGTCAATTTCCTTATTTATATTACTTTAATGAGAAGGCTAAATTACAGAAGGCTAGACATGCCACAATAAATGCTGTCAGAAAACAGAATTGCAGATATGAGATTATCTTTCGGTAATCAGTTAAATTAAGGTACCTACTGAGGTGAAATTAAACAAGCTCCAACAGGGTTAAAGTCTACAAAACCTGACATGTCTTTGACTACTGAAGCCCTAACCTTTGGCATCAAAGCATTGGGTGATCCAGTGTTTCCCAAACACCACATCCATCCTCTCACCATGGCGACACACAAACAATGTCTTCTTAGGCAGAAGAGACTGACTGTTGGTCCGTAGCATCTAGAAAAGTGTTTACATAGCTGTAATATCTTGTTATAAACACTGGACATTTTCCAGCAGTGACAAGAATAATGATTGCTTGAATGAAGCAAGTAAggcaaaataattttatattttttatatatttgcgCAAGGGTGGGTTGAACAGTTAAGGTTTCTTACCTGCATCGGGTGGCAAATGACACCAAGACCAGGAGGGTCCACTAGGCCAAGGTCATCAAGGAGACAGCCATCCAGCTGTCCGTCAGGAAAATGTCCACCCATTGCCCCACCAATATTTGTTGGGGAAGTACAGCTCAGAAAGGAGTGGgacctgtttaaaaaaaaaacaatgcaagaCAATAAGAATTTACCATATCATTCAAATTATATGATAAACTTTGGGGGTGGGGCCCTTTATATTGTTGGCTCACCCATGGAGGACCCAGGTATCACATTCGTCAGCTCGGCTGACATAGTTCTCGGGCAGCAGGCCGGACAGTCCCGTGCCCATTGAAGTCCCATACACCCAGCCCTCACTGGCACTGCTCTGCTCCATAGAGGACATGAAGATGAAGTCACCTGGAGTCAGCTCCAACTCATCTTCGTTTTGGGGCATGTATGGGTACATCACTCGCAGAGTCTAAAGAAGAAAGAATCCATGAAGCCCAGGGTCAAGTACACGGTAAATACACAGTAGTGCCTGCAATATTAGGACCAGTGTTGAAAGGTAAAAACAATAAACTATTCAACATTCGGAACATTATGGGACATATGTTAAAATTTAGATAGGTAGTGCAACAGTAGATTAATGGTTTAATTAATGGTTTATTTAAGGAACATGGAGCATGTGTAACTCCCTATACAAATGTGTCGTCTATGCAGACATACAAGAGGGGAGCATCAAGTTCATATTTAGGCACCGTAACAAATC from Hoplias malabaricus isolate fHopMal1 chromosome 2, fHopMal1.hap1, whole genome shotgun sequence encodes the following:
- the ubash3ba gene encoding ubiquitin-associated and SH3 domain-containing protein B codes for the protein MAAKEELYAKVTPRRQRQSRQGTVKHGSCLDVLLSMGFPKTRALKALVSTGGRNVQAACDWLFSHVDDPFLDDPLPREYVLYLRPSGPLLHQLSHFWQQSRAMCGKNKAHNIFPHVTLCQFFMCADAKMEALCEALQTVVGQWRGRFPSPLPLELYTSSNFIGLFVDEKVADVIKNFAADFAKEAAAKADVHVEPHKKQLHVTLAYHFPTNHLTSLEKLSKGLDISLGCDWLAVLFSRDIRFANHETLRVMYPYMPQNEDELELTPGDFIFMSSMEQSSASEGWVYGTSMGTGLSGLLPENYVSRADECDTWVLHGSHSFLSCTSPTNIGGAMGGHFPDGQLDGCLLDDLGLVDPPGLGVICHPMQMLRTNSQSLLPKKTLFVCRHGERMDVVFGKHWITQCFDAKGRYIRSNLNMPCSLPTRSGGYKEYDKDCPITVFGATQARLVGEALFDSHTMIDFVYCSPSLRCVQTAHNILRGLQQDGKTKIRVEPGLFEWTKWVSGTSLPAWIPPTELAAANFSVDTTYRPHIPVNKLTMSESYDTYISRSFQVTREILAECKSLGNTVLFVAHASSLEACTRQLQGLGPQNSKDFVQVVRKIPYLGFCACEEMGETGLWQLVDPPILPLTHGPNHSFNWRETLLQD